From Salinicoccus roseus, one genomic window encodes:
- the gcvT gene encoding glycine cleavage system aminomethyltransferase GcvT: MMSELKKTPLYDYYQESGVKVIDFSGWALPVQFSSIKEEHTAVREAMGMFEVSHMGEILVEGNEAEAFVNYALSNNAEKLTDVKAQYTMLCNEQGGVIDDLVIYKLEEQKYLLVVNAGNTDKDYEWLKSISGYDATVTNVSKEYGQIAIQGPDARAAVQKHVDEDISEMKMFQFRKDVDINGCNVILSQSGYTGEDGFEIYCAAEDTEKLWKLFIDEGAAPCGLGSRDTLRLEAGLPLHGQDLTEEITPIEANMGFAVKVDKGDFIGRDVLKEQKENGAPRKLAGFELVGKGIARTDYEVTDSEGNKVGYVTSGTQSPLTKRSIGLALVDRDFHEIDKTFNIKVRNRDVEAKFVKTPFHKN; this comes from the coding sequence ATCATGTCTGAACTTAAGAAAACACCATTGTATGATTATTACCAGGAATCCGGGGTCAAGGTCATCGACTTTTCGGGTTGGGCACTGCCTGTACAATTCAGCAGCATCAAGGAAGAACATACTGCTGTGCGTGAAGCCATGGGAATGTTCGAGGTCAGCCATATGGGTGAGATACTCGTGGAAGGCAATGAAGCTGAAGCGTTTGTAAACTATGCGCTGAGCAACAATGCTGAGAAGCTTACGGATGTAAAAGCACAATACACGATGCTCTGCAACGAGCAGGGCGGAGTCATCGATGACCTCGTCATCTACAAGCTCGAAGAGCAGAAATATCTCCTTGTAGTGAATGCCGGCAATACGGACAAGGACTACGAATGGCTCAAGTCCATCTCCGGCTATGACGCAACAGTGACGAATGTATCGAAGGAGTACGGCCAGATTGCAATACAGGGGCCGGATGCCAGGGCAGCAGTCCAAAAGCATGTGGATGAAGACATCAGCGAAATGAAGATGTTCCAGTTCAGGAAAGACGTAGACATCAACGGATGCAACGTCATCCTGTCCCAGAGTGGGTACACTGGTGAGGATGGATTTGAAATCTACTGTGCTGCCGAAGATACTGAAAAGCTCTGGAAGCTGTTCATCGACGAAGGCGCTGCACCATGCGGCCTTGGTTCCCGTGATACATTGAGGCTTGAAGCAGGTCTGCCTCTCCATGGCCAGGACCTCACAGAAGAAATCACACCTATTGAAGCGAACATGGGCTTTGCCGTAAAAGTGGACAAGGGTGATTTCATCGGCAGGGACGTCCTGAAGGAACAGAAGGAGAACGGTGCACCAAGAAAGCTTGCCGGCTTCGAACTGGTGGGCAAAGGCATAGCAAGGACGGATTATGAAGTGACTGACAGCGAGGGCAACAAGGTCGGCTATGTAACCAGCGGTACACAGTCCCCACTGACCAAACGTTCAATCGGTCTTGCCCTTGTAGACCGCGACTTCCACGAAATCGACAAAACGTTCAACATCAAAGTCAGGAACAGGGATGTGGAAGCCAAGTTCGTCAAAACACCATTCCACAAAAATTAA
- a CDS encoding shikimate kinase, translating into MILIGFMGSGKTTIADALGERMDLPVIDLDEEVVKLAGREIPRIFEEEGEAGFRQKEFEALSRTSRTSGIIATGGGVVTYGRSYDFLKNTEQPVIYLHADFETLYRRIEGDENRPLVKSRDQVKALYEGRIEKYRAVADHEMDASLQVNEVVSDILEIKSC; encoded by the coding sequence ATGATACTTATAGGCTTCATGGGAAGCGGAAAAACGACAATTGCTGACGCTCTGGGTGAAAGGATGGACCTTCCGGTCATCGACCTGGATGAAGAAGTGGTAAAGCTCGCCGGCAGGGAGATTCCCCGTATATTTGAAGAGGAGGGGGAAGCAGGGTTCAGACAGAAGGAATTTGAGGCACTGTCACGGACCAGCAGGACCAGCGGCATCATCGCCACAGGCGGAGGTGTCGTTACATATGGCCGGTCCTACGATTTCCTCAAGAATACGGAACAGCCGGTGATCTATCTCCATGCGGACTTCGAGACGCTCTACCGACGGATCGAAGGGGATGAGAACCGGCCGCTGGTAAAAAGCAGGGATCAGGTCAAGGCACTCTATGAAGGACGCATAGAAAAATACCGGGCAGTTGCAGACCATGAGATGGATGCTTCACTTCAGGTGAATGAAGTGGTTTCGGACATTCTCGAAATAAAGTCGTGTTAG
- a CDS encoding competence type IV pilus minor pilin ComGF: protein MPILNEPGGFTYIEALVSLSIAAFVMALMPSILMQFDAVQSPKKGFEMDFFIFEITEVHEGSTAVAADGENEVITFKTAKGDISYRKYGSRIVKSVEGSGFVTVMFEVEQFNLRETDTHVVLTVASGEGENSEALLFTK from the coding sequence GTGCCTATTTTGAATGAGCCGGGGGGATTCACCTACATTGAAGCACTGGTCAGCCTGTCCATCGCCGCTTTTGTCATGGCGCTCATGCCATCGATCCTCATGCAGTTTGATGCGGTACAGTCACCGAAAAAAGGCTTTGAAATGGATTTCTTCATCTTTGAAATTACAGAGGTGCATGAAGGAAGTACAGCTGTGGCTGCCGATGGCGAAAATGAAGTGATCACCTTCAAGACTGCAAAGGGCGACATCAGCTACCGCAAATATGGCAGCCGCATAGTCAAGAGTGTCGAAGGCAGCGGATTTGTGACCGTCATGTTCGAAGTGGAGCAGTTCAACCTGCGGGAAACCGATACCCATGTTGTCCTTACAGTAGCTTCGGGGGAGGGGGAGAACAGTGAAGCACTTCTTTTCACGAAATGA
- a CDS encoding type II secretion system protein has product MKDKGFMLVDSLLAMLIFGIIISVLMPAVMMLEQTMTESEEALEFNRRLYLEILSHEDFEAFRRSTSSYMIHDNRICSIKNEKRCAYFE; this is encoded by the coding sequence TTGAAGGATAAAGGGTTCATGCTCGTCGACAGTCTGCTGGCGATGCTGATCTTCGGCATCATCATAAGCGTACTGATGCCTGCAGTGATGATGCTCGAACAGACGATGACGGAGTCGGAAGAGGCACTTGAATTCAACAGGCGGCTGTATCTCGAAATACTTTCACATGAAGATTTCGAAGCCTTCAGGAGGAGCACTTCTTCCTATATGATCCATGACAATCGGATCTGCAGCATAAAAAATGAAAAGCGGTGTGCCTATTTTGAATGA
- a CDS encoding type II secretion system protein: MGRRYAASDGFTMLEMMLTLCIISVLMLLSVVNMPSDKGRNIDYEIETIGYFLQSAQTGAMGSGIQQIVEMDRLEQRLLIRGRNGRIIRTYPLDICKLNSGGLERIIFKSNGDTDKFGTISFDCLNRSVSFIFQIQRGRFRIEG, encoded by the coding sequence ATGGGCAGGCGATACGCAGCGAGTGATGGGTTCACCATGCTTGAGATGATGCTGACGCTCTGCATCATCAGCGTCCTCATGCTGCTCAGCGTGGTGAACATGCCCTCGGATAAAGGGAGGAACATCGATTATGAGATTGAAACCATCGGCTATTTTCTCCAGAGTGCCCAGACGGGGGCGATGGGCAGCGGCATTCAGCAGATCGTTGAAATGGACCGCCTGGAACAGCGCCTCCTGATCCGCGGCAGAAATGGCCGGATCATCAGAACCTATCCCCTCGACATCTGTAAATTGAATTCTGGGGGCCTGGAGCGGATCATATTCAAATCCAATGGGGACACGGACAAATTCGGCACCATATCATTCGACTGTCTTAACCGGTCCGTAAGCTTCATTTTTCAGATACAGAGGGGGCGGTTCAGAATTGAAGGATAA
- the comGC gene encoding competence type IV pilus major pilin ComGC, whose translation MKKSCAKKLKKNNDAGFTLIEMLLVLLVISVLIILIIPNIAAQSANVQDTGCEAQVRMVQSQVEAYTLNEGGPPATIDSLVPEYLTTDQVTCANGDAIVVTNGQAIRSE comes from the coding sequence ATGAAAAAATCATGTGCAAAAAAATTAAAGAAGAATAACGATGCCGGCTTTACACTGATTGAAATGCTGCTTGTCCTTCTCGTCATATCCGTGTTGATCATCCTGATCATACCGAACATAGCGGCCCAGAGTGCGAATGTACAGGATACCGGTTGTGAAGCGCAGGTCCGCATGGTCCAGAGCCAAGTAGAAGCCTACACCCTGAACGAAGGGGGACCGCCGGCAACCATAGACAGTCTGGTCCCTGAATATTTGACGACTGATCAGGTCACATGTGCAAATGGGGATGCGATTGTGGTTACAAATGGGCAGGCGATACGCAGCGAGTGA
- the comGB gene encoding competence type IV pilus assembly protein ComGB, which translates to MWRNSNRLGKYDAHFLMKVADLLEVGFTLKQALVFLIEQYDVLKPQQQDEYLDMVNSGSSLSSILKAMGYRDAIVIQVSFAEIHGEVLANLRDSSAYLKNVRQTTAKLVKSLQYPMLLVAIFLTILITLNFTVIPQFKSLYSAMGTSSEGIVKMLIMALEALPLAILIFVFAVMLAGSIILYLLNMKDIERKSKVLARLPSIGFFFIGYQTYRFSREFGYFLNNGLEVKEILDLFIHQEINPYLRHISRRIETKLLAGDSLSQALAHIELLDPKLSIFVNHGEQNSSVGNELIMFSEYTLERLIMRIENVTRKVQPVIFVILGVLIICLYLIIVLPIFQMMSSIN; encoded by the coding sequence ATGTGGAGAAATTCAAATAGACTCGGAAAATATGATGCCCATTTTCTCATGAAAGTTGCAGACCTCCTCGAAGTCGGCTTCACACTCAAACAGGCCCTTGTGTTCCTGATTGAACAGTATGATGTACTGAAGCCGCAGCAGCAGGACGAGTATCTGGATATGGTCAATTCAGGCAGCAGCCTGAGCAGCATATTGAAGGCGATGGGGTACAGGGACGCCATCGTCATCCAGGTCTCCTTCGCCGAGATCCATGGAGAGGTGCTTGCAAATTTGAGGGATTCATCCGCCTACTTGAAGAATGTCAGGCAGACGACTGCCAAGCTGGTCAAGTCACTGCAGTATCCGATGCTCCTCGTCGCAATATTCCTCACTATACTCATTACACTCAACTTCACTGTGATCCCCCAGTTCAAAAGCCTCTATTCAGCGATGGGGACAAGTTCTGAAGGAATCGTAAAGATGCTCATCATGGCTCTTGAGGCCCTCCCGCTTGCGATACTCATCTTTGTGTTCGCAGTCATGCTTGCCGGAAGCATCATACTGTATCTGCTGAATATGAAGGACATCGAACGGAAATCGAAGGTTCTGGCACGCCTCCCTTCCATCGGGTTCTTCTTCATCGGCTACCAGACATACCGGTTTTCCCGCGAGTTCGGCTATTTCCTGAATAACGGCCTGGAAGTGAAGGAGATCCTGGACCTATTCATACACCAGGAGATCAACCCTTATCTCCGCCACATCTCCAGGCGCATCGAGACAAAACTTCTGGCCGGGGACTCGCTTTCGCAGGCCCTTGCACACATCGAACTGCTGGACCCGAAACTGTCCATATTCGTCAATCACGGAGAGCAGAACAGCAGCGTAGGGAATGAACTCATCATGTTCAGCGAATACACCCTGGAGCGCCTGATCATGCGCATCGAGAATGTGACCAGGAAGGTGCAGCCTGTCATCTTCGTCATCCTGGGTGTCCTGATCATCTGCCTCTACCTGATCATCGTATTACCGATATTCCAAATGATGTCATCCATCAACTAG